DNA sequence from the Colletotrichum destructivum chromosome 9, complete sequence genome:
ATTGCATCCCTTTCACGCATCTCCCATCTCATATACCGCGTCCATTAGCTACATTTACACCACCTCCACGCATCAATCTACACCTGCCTTCCTATATGTACTGCCCTGCCTGTGTGCTCCCCACagggtcgacgccgcgctgcCATCGCAGGGTCTGAAACTCGTCGTGTTCTGGAACCAAGCCTGGCGAAGGAgctgtcttttttttttttttttttttttttgcggtCATGGTGAGTGCACTTGTTCTGTACACTACTAGTAGTGTGCTCGTAGACGTATCGTAACCCTGAACAGGAACGGGAACGGGGTTCGAGACTGAAGACATCGCCCAGCCCGTTGGTCATCATGTCACGTATCAGACAAGCAAGGTATCGATCGACGTGGCTCCATTCCCATGCAAGATCAGGCACGCTTCTCCACCTCGGTGAGAGTCGCCCGCGCCCAATCGCCGCCATTTCTGGCCGTGATGAcgctctctcttctcccAAGATCCCagagcccccccccttccaacCGATGAACACGAGAGAGGGGACAATACAGGAGGAGAAACGCCTGTATCGCGCGTCCCACTCGTcatcccaagcccaaggCCAAGGTACCTCGTCCGTACCATGTCCTTGTCAGCCCCGTACCTTTTGCTGCCCTGCTCTTCCtggccaacgacgacagaCGAGATGGACGGTCTGCCTTTTTTCCACCCCCTCCGCTGACAGCATCTATGCGGGAAtcatctccctccctccttcttaGCTGCGGTATCGGTGGagcctccccttccctcgtCTaagatgatggatgatggaccCGATCTTTGGGTCAGATGCGTATCCGAATATTGTGTGCATCCCGGACGGTTTTGACCGACACTTATTCCTATTCCACCCAGCAATGAATCTTGCTTCCGTCCCCACTCGCTTTCGGCTTTGATGGGAACCATGGTGATAACCCCCCGGGGGGGACGACTCGCAAGGCGGTGGTTTGTCCAATCTGTTGCCTTTTCTTCGACTCCATATCTATCCATTCCCCTCTCGCTCAACTTTCATCCCGTGCACTACAGACACGTGCAATCCATCTGTACCCGAGGCCTTCGGGTACCTCGGGACGTCCTTGTCCCGTTCCCATGGGCACACTGTACACTCCAGATCATCAAACCGACAACTCGGAGAGCACGAGGGCGACACCACCGAAGAGAAcgtctctttttttttctctttctctttctctgtctctggACCCTTTTGGGCAATCAGCTCGTCGCTCCCGGCCTGGTCTAGCCTCAAGCCACAATACCAAGACGCCGCCCGTTGCCCGTTGGTCTTCCATTGCTCTGGACGCTCGTTGGTACAAAGCATCGTGCGTGCTGCCTTCGCTCCCTCCCatctcccctctctctcccctgGCCACGTGGGGTTTTCCCAAgccgccccccctctccgAAACCGAAACCAGATAAGCTATGCTGCTCAGATCCCTGGATCTGGCTCTCTATGGTCCGATTCTCTGCTCGACCCATACATACATGCTTTCCACCAATTCGCACATACAGTACGCACGAATCGACCCTGTGTGGCACATGGTACGAATCCGCCCCTTAGCTTGTGTCCTCGCCTCCAGCTGCCAGCACCATGTGGCCACGGATTCCTTGTCTGAGTCTCCGGCCatttaccccccccccccccctaaaTTCACACACACGCTGACTCGGACCGCCAGGGATTGAGGGGAAGAAAGGCACGCTTGCCGTATACGAGCCTGTAAGCAGTGTAAGTACGGCTGGACGGACCACATCGTACGATGTCGTCCAGCTTCATCCGTCCATGCTTTCATCGCCGAGATCTATCACTCTCATTCTTATTCTCACTCTCACACTCACTCTCATTCTCACACACCCCCAGACCCCTTCTGGTCTTTGCTCCTTCGTTTCCCCATGCCCATACCCACATTCCACGAGGTCACCGGGCCACCCCCGGATCTGGTTGGATCTCATCAAACGATCTGACACCCGTGTGCTTGCGCAAGGGTACCGGGAGACGCTCCCATTCCGCCCTCTTCTGGCTCGCCCGCCCGCGCCTGCTACCACAGCCCAACCGGCTCGCCAATCTCACCCTCTATCTTttcatctccctctctctctttctctctctcggcgGCAAACTGTCACATCTGGTGACGGGGACGGGATCGGAGCTCGTACCCTGCGCCAATGGGCCATGGCGGACCGTGATCCCCCATCTGACCCCTTAGCCGCCCCTGTCAAGAACTCTTCTTGACCACGCCTACCGACTGCCAAACATGCGCAAACGTCGATCCAAAAGCCAGCCGCCGGCTGCTAATTAGTTAGGACACGAACGAGCCGCCAGTAGAACGAATCCGTTCCCATGTCGACCAAACAATCCATCCTCTCCGTCAATGGCGTTTAGCACGCAGCCTTTACGAAcacctctctccctcctcctccgcctcccccgaATCAccacacgcacgcacacgcacgttccagcccagccaacTACGTCATAACTGTCCAGCAATCGAACCATGGCGCCTCGTGGCCCATCCGTTTCCGTATGCAGTTGCCCATATCCTCCCCCCTAAACAGCCCGCTTAAGCCTGCCCACACGACTCCCACGCGACATGTCAGAGAACTAGAgaccggcggcagcgacggcgcctGCGCCCGTTCCCGAACACAGCTGGGAGCGTGGTCACatcttccctcccccccccaaaaaaagCAAAGAACCGTCACTGAGGGATATGTATGTGTTTACTCCTCTGCCTCCGTCTCAGTTTCCTACGTCGCGTGGCGGCGACGCTATAGGACACACGAGAAACGCAGGGAGAGGGTTAGTGAAAGGACGGGGGACCCTTTCAGGGTTCTAGACAAGTTCTGGACTCGGTTCTTCCATGCACCGCCGTTCAGCTCAGTGTCTCGTTCGCTTGCGGCGGAGAAActcctgttgctgctgctgctcctgctgctgttTCTCCCTTGAATTTTTCGGCAGGCAAgtagggggagggggagggaacgCCAGCGGAATCCTTCCAGATCATTTCGCAGTAGCTTAGTTTCTAGATGTTCGATCCCCATTGCGCCGCCCCCAAGGGGGTATGATTGCGGTCCTGACTAGTGACATATCATCCCAGAGCGAGCGCGCGCGCTCGAACCGCCAGGGCTGAAGGACGACCGCGCCGGTGCCCCCCTCGTGAGCGTGATCCCTCAAGTGGCAGACAGAGACTgggcgtgcgtgcgtgctTGGCCTCTGGGTTGGACTTCAGCTGTCTGGAACACCTCCTCTCTAAGACAAGCTCAGCCTCTACCCATGTGGCCGTCCTGCGAGTTGGACGGTGCACCGTGCTTGGGTGAAAGCAGACAACTCGTCTACAGTGTAGCTTTCTGCCCAGGCGTGCGCGCGTGTGGTTGTGTATGAGTGTGTGTACGTTTGTCTTACAACGCGGGCTTGGGACACATGGCGCGATCCTTTTTCTACGTCGACGCGCCACGACCCGGAACTCGCCTCAACGTGGCTCTTCTcgcacccccctcccccggcctCTAGTTGTTGTGTAGTCTCTGTGGCTTCGTTCTATTCCCAAGAGGAATGTAGGCGTGAAATCACTTCATCTACCAGCAAATTTGCTccacgagggcggcggggtGGGAGGAGCGATCCGAGAACACCCCCAGGTAGCGAGCGGACCGGCgttgaggccgtcgacgccatggCGTCCTGTCATGTCATAGAGTTGGGAACGCTACAGCAGTAGCGGCAGGCATTTTAGGGCCTTCACGATGCATGCTCGCGAGATTGAAGCTCCTTTCCGCAAGAACATGAACCGAACCGCGAGTGTAAACCTACCGTCCCCCCaatctcctccctccctccgaTCCCCCGACCACAGGATCGAACCTCGTGTGTGTGGGATGCGATCcaagacacacacacacaaacacatagagagagagagagagagagagagagagagagagatacgCGGCCATGCGGTTTCCAGCACGAAATGGAAGACTTGGTCCCTTCCCCGACTAGAAGCGCTTAGGctcccccctcttccaaAGCCTCCCTTCCCGCCTTCATCATACGAAAAACAAACTCCCCCCGGTGTCGATTTCAGCTGCTAACAGGGCGAAAAGTGAATGCCAAGGAGAACGACTGACGTGGGTgcttctctcccttccctccttcccacGCAGGCAGACACATACACACCCCTTCGCTCCAAGAGTACCGGTTTTCCGGGTCGAACAGGTCCCTAGAACCCGGGAacggggaagaaggagaagagaagacTCGAGCCCCAACGCCATGTGCCATTGtcgtcttttttttcctcttctttacCCCCCGTCTCGCTTGGCTTTACGGCCGGATTTCTCAGCCGGCCCggtccccttcttcttttgccgtgatctccctccccccctttctgACGGGGTATATCGGAGTGGGGGTATATCGGAGCAAGGCAAGTAGAGTGCTCCCCCCAAGGGGGTGTAATGATCCAGATGGAGCCATCTCATAGTCTGTCTCACTCAGCTCATTCAGGGCGGCGCCTTGAAGAAGCTCGCGAGATGAGTCCCCTTCTTGACGTCCATGATACCGAATGAATGTCACCGGATcaggaagggagggggggagggaacgGCTTCCAAGAATGATACCCAACGACGTGAAGCTGGCTCACGCAGCTTTGGGCGGCCATCGAAGAGAGGAATGGAAATGGAGGGGAAACCACCTGCCTTCAGACCGGATTCATCCCCCTCCACCGCTCGTGGCGCCTACAAGTGACGTGGGCATTGAGGGACAACAcccagcggcggccggccaAGCTCCCCAACTACATGGATTTCCCAGATCCAGTCACGATAGTGATCCGTAGTCATCTCCACTgcccatcctcccccccccttgatCTTTACGATAGGGTGTTCCCCCCGGCGGATCGGATCGGGTTAGTGACGCCTCATCGAAGCATTCAAGAGACCCAGCCACGTGTCTTCGGCTGCGTGTGAAGAGTACACTTACTCACATGCTTACACACATACACTCTCACGTACTCACCCTCCTTGCTCTTCCATCGAGCAAAAAAGACCGTGTGCGGCTGAGACCGTGTGCGGCTGATACCGCCCacggctctctctctcgacgTTGTCATGGGAGGCGTCCGTTGAGGAATTCACAACGCTATCTCGATATGCATTTGAGTCTATGTGATGTTGATTACCTAGAGAAAGTTCCTGTCCGCGGGCGCCGTACATCGACCAGCTATGGCTGAACGGCGGCGTACACACCCTGCTGCCTCTCGCCGACCCGAGTCTCGGCACAGCCTCAACGACActtgcccccccctccatctgAGCTCTGCCACACCCGGAAGCACGCTCACGCCGAGCCCCCGCAGCCCCCCCGACGGAAGTTACCGAGCAACCGCGGCAGGCCGTGGATGTCGAGCCCTGCGAACCCCTCGCCGGCCGTCTCACGctcgccgatggcgatgacggccGCGATGATGTCTTTCTGgatgtcgtcgccgacgacgctgtCGTGACGGTACGCCGGGTGCGCGTCGATGAAGTTGCGCAGCCAGCGCGCTGCCgtgtcgagctcgccgcTCGCACGCCGGCTGATGAGCCGCAGGTAGGTGTCCAGCTCGCAGCGCGTCTGcacgtcgacgttgacgccgtcgaggtagCTCTCGACGAGCGGGATGAGGCCGGGGAACCCAGTGCCGgtggcgtcgccgtccgGGCTGCCGTTGATGATCTCGTTGACCGTCATCTCGGCGtactcctcctcgacgggaAGGAAGGGCGTCGGTGGGCGGCTGGGGTGCGCGGAGCCGGGCCGCGAGCCAGGCCGCGACTCggagtcgccgccgaggttgttGACGCGATGGCGGCTGGCAAAGGGGTTCTTGCGGAAGAAGAActtctcggcgaggacggcgtcgacggcgtgggcGCGCTCCAtgttctcgtcgacgcgggggatggggatgTAGAAGTTCAGGTCGAAGGAGAGGATGGCGCGCGTGACGAGGACCatgaagacggagaaggcggcgttCTCGAAATCCGTCAACTGGATCTCCATGGGGCGGAACTCGACGCGCCAGCCGATGCTGTTGTCGGCCGGAGGGGGCTTGAAGCGCATGTGCTGCCAGTTGGTCGACTGCAAGTTCTCAAAGTGGTCCGtcttgccgaggtcgagctccTGAAGATCctcctcgaagacgacgatggggTCGCGGATGAAGAGGTGGGCAAAGTGCGTCGCGAGGCGGTCGTCCATGCCGCCCTCCATGAGCTTGGCCTTgatgtcctcgtcgatgacgaggtcCGGCGACAGGTACTCGGGCCGCAGGCGCGGGTCGGTCGAGATGTAGGTCGAGTTGGAGGCGTAGCGGGACTTGGGTATCCGCCAGCGGTCGTTCTTCAGGGGCTGTTTGTTTGGTCAGTCGGGTTCAGTGGATGATCCATAGCAAAATCAGTCTTTGTCTTGGTCTCACCTTCTCACCGAGCTCCTCGGGTGTCCTGCAGTCTACGGCCCGGCTGATCTGGTTCCACCGCACGTCCGTGTTGGCGAGAAAGCCCTTGTAGACCGGGGTAGCGGCCGTCAGGGCGAGCAGGATAGGTCCCAGtgggctgagctggtcgTACATCTTGCGGCCCTCGGTGATGTTCTTGGCCTGGAAGGTGATCTGGAGGCAGCAGCTGCCCATGCCGAAGGCCATGGCGTCCATGTGAATGAAGTTGTccggggcggcgccgccggtgcggacgtcgtcgtcctcgggccAGTTGTGCAGGTCGTAGTTGACGGTCGGGTCGCGCCAGGGGTTCGGGGTGTTGCGGTCGTGGAAAACGGGCACGTTGACCTGGACCTtgcggccgcggcgccagcggatgttggcggcgagggtcGGGAAGCGGATGTGCGGGTTCGCAATCTCGTCCGGGACGAACTGGGAGCGCAGCTTGGGTCCAGAGGGCGGGTAGTAGGGTTCCGTGAAGTCGCCGGGGCAGCCGATACGCGGGAACGTGGTGAGGGTGATGGGGTATTCGTTGGCGTGCATGTGGTCCTTTGCAATCTTGCGGCGAAGCTTCATGTCGGGCTCGAcatcgaggagctccttgaggCCGATGCCCCAGGGCTTGCCGGGGGTCGCCTCGAGCATGAAGCGGCCAAACTCGGGGTGGAAGACAGGGAGGGTTACCGATCTGGGGCAGGGTCAGTCGGGCGGCTCGGTATACGGTCTCTCTTGTGGGATTAGGTGTATGAGAGTGGGGGTAAGAGGAAGTGTGAGTaggagtgagtgagaggaAGTGTGAGCAGGAGTaagtgagagagtgagagagtgagagagtgagagagtgagagagtgagagagtgagagagtgagagagtgagagagtgagagagtgagagagtgagagagtgagagagtgagagagtgagagagtgagagagtgagagagtgagagagtgagtgagtgagtgggtgagtgagtgagtaagtgaggaTACGGAAATGAGAAAACATACGATTTCCCCCGGGCGACGTCTTGCAGGTCGGGCACGCAGCCTccctccttggcgaggtcggGGCTCTCGGCGAGCGCTGTGAGGATCTCGGCCTGCCTGAGTGAGAGGCGGACCTTTGGGTCATCCTTGGAGTAAGTGACGACCAGATATTCAACCTGGGCGAAACGGGTCAGCCGGGGGGTCCCATGCAGCATACGGCTCGGAAGGTATCGAGTAGCCCAAGCCATCGTCAATCAACGACAAGATGCTCCGCTCCAACCTCGTAACCCATCTCACACGGGCCTGACGTACCTCGTCTCCCCAGAGCAAGGCGTCGCGCTCCTTGCTCTTTGCTTTGTTCCATATCTCCAATAATTGCTGCGAAACGGCATCAGCATACGAAAGTCATCGCCGAACCGGCCCAGTCGTGTTTCGactggaagaggaggaggaagagagcgTCTCGAACCTTGATACCCCACTCCCGAACCTGTCCGGCGCGCTGCTTCGCATCGGGCCAGTCTAGGGCGGTTCCGAGGGCTCTACAATAGGGGTTCTGTTAGGGCCCTGTTCAGACTACACAGTATCGAAGGGCATGCGCGGTGACTTGCAGGAGACCCATGGTTGCGGTGATGCGGTTTGCTCTGGTGTCGTAGTaggcgggagggggatggatgTGGTTGCgactgcggctgcggctgcggctgtgAACGCGGCTACGACCGGGTTTGCCTGGTGATCGGCGTTTtcgaacgacgacgaccgaAGAAAAAGCTTGTCGAGGTAAACGCCGAAAACTAAGGGACCTCAAaaaaggggaggggttcCGAAGCAACGATTACTGGTTGGAAGGCGGCCGTTATCAGACCGAAGTTACTGGCAGAAGATCAAGTCGACGTAGACCGTTCAGCAACACTCCGAGTTATTGTGACGACGACCTCTATGGCCCTGTGAGGGGTGGTCTTTTTTGGGCGGAGAGGgaatggggagggggagggggcaagAGGGATGTGATAAGACGTCAGATGATAGACCAGGGGCCTTGGCTCACGATGCAGGGCAGAGCAAGGCAAAACAAGGCGAAATAAGCAGGGCGCCGTTCGTGGGTCCGGTGTCGCGTGGGATTTCTTCAGCGCCTTGCGATTGCGCAATGGGCTGGGCGGTTCGTTAGTCGAATGGGGAGCCCTTGTCGCCTGGTTAAGGTGGTAAAAGGTGGAATGGTGGAATGGTGAAGTTGCGGCTCAGCCCGATGTctatggcggcggcggcggcggcggctgcgctgCGGTTGTggtgggggagagggggagggttcCGGCTCTGGTTTGGGTTTGGGCTCTGAGTTTGATTTCAATGGAAACCAGTGAAAGGGATGAgcgagaggagggaggggtgttCCGCTGGTGAGGTTTAGATCACGTCAACATTGGAAAGAGGACAGACGGGATTGGGTGTTTCCCAGGAGACGAAAGTTCTGGAACGGGCCAGGCGGACAGAGAggaaagaggagaaaaggCAAAAGAATAAGGTATGGTAGTGAATGCGCCGTTGAGCGAAGGGAAGGGCGCGTTTGCGGTTCTAGTGGGGGGGCTTTGGAGATTGAATTTTCTATCTTTTGCCGGGGTTTTTACCCTTCTCGCTGGGGGTTTTTCCCTTTTGCCCCTCCTTTAGTTAGGTTGCTTGGTGTTTGGCGTCGCGGGACGACCGACGATGGAGGGGTAAAATGGAGGGGTTGATTAGAAATCACATGCCGCTTTTGCTTAGGGATCTTCCGTGCCTACCTACTTTTGGGGCCGCTGTAACTGTACCAAGCACTCTATCACTATTTTTTTCGGTGTTTTGGAGGGATTTTTATTAGCCCCCTGGACGTGGGGTTGAGCAAAATGAATTCCGGCAGTCGGAAGGGCCGAGGGGCACATCTTCGGGATGAATGCGACAGCCGGCAGCATCTGTTCGTGAGGCTCGGTTGAAGAGATTGCTTCGACCCTGgatctctttctctcgtcTTGGTGGTTGTCCGGCATTCACATTTTCCCATGGCTCGACTTCGCTCGCGGTCAAGATTGCACGCAGGCCAGACGGATGAGCCATCTCTTCCCGGTGAAGTCCACTTGTTTCAAAATGGCCTCCCAAacgtcaaggaggagggattgGATGACGTGAGATTAGAGTAACCGGGTGGTGGATGGAGTTAGGACACACTGGAGTCGTCTTTGATGCCGTAGTGATGGCGGGATGACCCGGACTTTTTTTGTGAAATACAACTACCTCAACAGCATTCCCCTGTGGGTTTATAAGCCCAATGAGCATCATGATCATTCCTCTTTATCAGCGTCCGATGATGCGGCGCGCTATGTGCTTTCGTACAGGTTCCCTTTTCACAGCCGACTGGCCGACTAATCGGCTCGCCAATAAATGGGGCCAGTCAGTATCCGGGTCGGGCCCACTTCGGAACGCCCAGCCGGGGGGACGTGCAAGCATTACCGAAGGCTGGTATCCATACCGTACGTATGATCAAACAACCTCTTGTTCCCTCGGGATGTCGAAGGGGTCATGGGTCTGTATTATTTTTTGTCACGGAGAAAAATTCCAGTGAGTTCACCAAGCTCCATTTGACCCATTCTCTCATATGACTCGCTGTGCTCCTTTGCGCCCGAAACCTCCCCACACCGTTGGCAAACGATGAAGGGTAAGCAAGCGCTTAAGCGATAACCCTCAATACAGCATGGCGGCCGTGTATATCACCGTCAAAGCGAACCAGAACATGAGCGCAGAGCATCAGAGTCGGTGACTCCCTTGCGTCCGGATAGTGATTGCACAAACATCGCTCCGAGCATGAGGATGAAGGAATTGGCACAACGAGAGCGACGGTCAGCCACGCATTCATGGGCAACCCCTTGAAAGTTATACGGTAGTCACGACTCGGAACATGACATCTCGCTTATGTCGGCTCCGAAGAACTACTGCAAGAGTGCCATCGTGCCTCTGCTGCCCTTGACAATGACAAGTGCACAAGGGAGAGGAACAAGGGCCCCACGTCCTTCCATCTTGGGCGCGGTTGTCGCTTTTTGAAACAGGAGTAGGGCCAAGGCGCTTAATCGTTAAGCAAGCTGGTGAGTTTGATGCCGTCGTGTCTTGCCGAGTAAAAGCTCCGTGGACGGTATGCTGTGGGGCACAAATCAGACGGCTGTGTGTCTTAGAAAGCCGAGTGAATAAAACCAAGTTATGTCTGTGGCTAGGTCATCGAACCGAAAGCAGTTGAGCACAAATAAAAACAGAGGAGAGTTACCTGGCCCATGAGGTACCTTTGGTTCCGATTAGAGGAACAAATACATGAGTGGGGTGGAATTCGTGTACTTGAAAGGGCGGTTTTAAGGTTATATCTAGAGTCTGGAGAAGCTTTCGACACAAAGGGCTTATCATGTCCCTTTGGCCTTTCATCTTCTGAAAGCGGGGCTCGAATGTTCCGGCCCGAGAGCGGATATACGGCCGAGGAACACATCTTATGTCAACGACAGGTCTCGTGCAGACCAGTCAATTCCTGTTTAAAAAGGTCCCATCAGTTATTGCGCCTTTTAGTGCGATGAGAAAAAATCAAGCTGGATCGGATTTCCGGCTTGATTATTTACAGCAGATAAGTGTTAGCTGAACTTTGCCTACGCATTCTAGAACATTCAAGTCCTTTTAACCTGCAGACCCGGCTACTCGCAGCAGAACATGACAAGTAAAGGTTCCACACTCGCATTTCAACAGGATGGTATA
Encoded proteins:
- a CDS encoding Putative glutamate-cysteine ligase catalytic subunit, producing MGLLALGTALDWPDAKQRAGQVREWGIKQLLEIWNKAKSKERDALLWGDEVEYLVVTYSKDDPKVRLSLRQAEILTALAESPDLAKEGGCVPDLQDVARGKSSVTLPVFHPEFGRFMLEATPGKPWGIGLKELLDVEPDMKLRRKIAKDHMHANEYPITLTTFPRIGCPGDFTEPYYPPSGPKLRSQFVPDEIANPHIRFPTLAANIRWRRGRKVQVNVPVFHDRNTPNPWRDPTVNYDLHNWPEDDDVRTGGAAPDNFIHMDAMAFGMGSCCLQITFQAKNITEGRKMYDQLSPLGPILLALTAATPVYKGFLANTDVRWNQISRAVDCRTPEELGEKPLKNDRWRIPKSRYASNSTYISTDPRLRPEYLSPDLVIDEDIKAKLMEGGMDDRLATHFAHLFIRDPIVVFEEDLQELDLGKTDHFENLQSTNWQHMRFKPPPADNSIGWRVEFRPMEIQLTDFENAAFSVFMVLVTRAILSFDLNFYIPIPRVDENMERAHAVDAVLAEKFFFRKNPFASRHRVNNLGGDSESRPGSRPGSAHPSRPPTPFLPVEEEYAEMTVNEIINGSPDGDATGTGFPGLIPLVESYLDGVNVDVQTRCELDTYLRLISRRASGELDTAARWLRNFIDAHPAYRHDSVVGDDIQKDIIAAVIAIGERETAGEGFAGLDIHGLPRLLGNFRRGGCGGSA